In Chitinophaga nivalis, a single genomic region encodes these proteins:
- a CDS encoding DoxX family protein → MRKLFSTGYSNGAVSFSMLVLRLVFGGLILLHGWPKLINFAAKMNTFPDPLGVGHKYSLGMTVFAEVFCAVFVIIGLLTRLAVLPLIICMGVVVFMIHAHQPIDEIELPVMYLGAFATLLFTGPGKFSLDGALGK, encoded by the coding sequence ATGAGAAAACTGTTCTCTACCGGCTATTCGAATGGCGCCGTAAGTTTTTCCATGCTGGTACTCCGGCTGGTATTCGGTGGCCTGATTCTGTTGCATGGCTGGCCTAAGCTGATCAATTTTGCTGCCAAAATGAATACCTTTCCGGACCCTTTGGGTGTTGGACATAAATATTCACTGGGCATGACGGTTTTTGCAGAAGTATTTTGTGCCGTATTTGTGATCATCGGTTTATTGACGCGGCTGGCGGTACTTCCCCTGATTATTTGTATGGGTGTAGTGGTATTTATGATTCACGCCCATCAGCCAATAGATGAAATTGAACTGCCGGTGATGTACCTGGGAGCCTTTGCCACCTTGCTTTTTACCGGTCCGGGTAAATTTTCCCTGGACGGCGCACTGGGTAAATAA
- a CDS encoding acyl-CoA thioesterase, whose protein sequence is MFISTTTIRVRYGETDQMGYLYYGNYGLYYEVGRAEAIRELGFTYRELEEQGVIMPVAELNVKYLRPAFYDNLITVKTILKEMPKGSKIQFHSELYNEKNELLNVGVTTLVFIDVKTRGKAGLPEELRHRLEPFFVEQ, encoded by the coding sequence ATGTTTATCAGTACAACAACAATCAGGGTACGTTATGGGGAAACAGACCAGATGGGATACCTGTATTATGGCAATTATGGTTTGTATTACGAAGTAGGCAGGGCAGAAGCGATCCGCGAACTGGGATTTACCTACCGGGAGCTGGAAGAGCAGGGCGTAATTATGCCTGTGGCAGAATTAAACGTCAAATACCTGCGGCCGGCATTTTATGATAACCTGATAACGGTAAAGACTATACTGAAAGAAATGCCGAAAGGTTCTAAAATACAGTTTCACAGCGAGTTGTACAACGAAAAGAACGAATTGCTGAATGTAGGGGTCACCACCCTGGTATTCATTGATGTGAAAACCCGTGGAAAAGCAGGATTGCCGGAAGAACTGCGGCACCGGCTGGAACCGTTTTTTGTGGAGCAATAG
- a CDS encoding CinA family nicotinamide mononucleotide deamidase-related protein: MSKITTSIITIGDELLIGQTIDTNSAWIAQQLNAMGIWVHRRVAIGDIKKDILEALEREAAVSDIVLITGGLGPTADDITKPTLCEYFNTRLVQDEGALRNVLHIFESRGLPMLQRNVDQSMVPEACTVIQNRRGTAPGMWFEKEGKIYVSMPGVPHEMQGIMEDYVLPQLGTHFQTPAVLHQTLVTSGMGESFVAERLTAFEAGLPPYIKLAYLPSYSLLKLRLTAFGDDKVVTAAALSIQFQELKKLLADITVADQDISIGEVLGLLLKEKGKTVGTAESCTGGQISSWITAIPGSSAYFKGSAVTYANETKIKLLGVKPETLAAHGAVSEETVREMLAGALRLLETDYAIAVSGIMGPDGGTPEKPVGTVWMAVGDNNRTVTVKHRLRYDRDRNIQMTAVFAMNELRKLILQ; this comes from the coding sequence ATGTCAAAGATTACCACAAGCATTATTACGATCGGAGATGAACTGCTCATCGGGCAGACCATTGATACCAACTCGGCCTGGATAGCACAACAGCTGAATGCGATGGGGATATGGGTACACAGGCGTGTAGCCATTGGCGATATCAAAAAAGATATCCTGGAAGCACTGGAGAGAGAAGCTGCGGTATCAGATATTGTATTGATAACCGGTGGTTTAGGGCCTACGGCAGATGATATTACCAAACCCACCCTTTGCGAATATTTCAATACACGGCTGGTGCAGGATGAAGGCGCCCTCCGGAATGTGCTGCATATTTTTGAAAGCAGGGGACTACCGATGCTGCAGCGGAATGTAGACCAAAGCATGGTGCCGGAAGCCTGTACGGTTATTCAGAACCGCCGGGGTACCGCACCGGGGATGTGGTTCGAAAAAGAAGGAAAAATCTATGTTTCCATGCCTGGTGTGCCGCACGAAATGCAGGGCATCATGGAAGATTATGTACTGCCGCAGCTGGGTACTCATTTCCAGACACCGGCTGTACTGCACCAAACCCTGGTGACTTCCGGTATGGGAGAGTCTTTTGTAGCAGAACGGCTGACCGCTTTTGAAGCGGGTTTACCACCCTATATCAAACTGGCGTATCTGCCCAGTTACAGCCTGCTGAAACTGCGGCTCACGGCTTTCGGAGACGATAAAGTAGTGACAGCCGCCGCTTTGAGCATACAATTTCAGGAATTGAAAAAACTCCTGGCCGATATCACCGTTGCCGATCAGGATATCAGCATCGGAGAGGTGCTGGGATTATTACTGAAAGAAAAAGGGAAAACGGTAGGTACCGCTGAAAGCTGTACCGGCGGACAAATATCCAGCTGGATTACCGCTATTCCCGGCAGTTCGGCCTATTTTAAAGGCAGCGCCGTGACTTATGCCAATGAAACAAAAATAAAATTACTGGGCGTAAAACCGGAAACCCTGGCAGCACATGGCGCCGTCAGCGAAGAAACCGTACGGGAAATGCTGGCAGGTGCGCTCCGTTTGCTGGAAACAGATTATGCCATTGCGGTATCGGGTATTATGGGACCGGATGGCGGTACGCCGGAAAAACCGGTAGGTACCGTGTGGATGGCCGTGGGCGACAACAACCGGACAGTCACCGTGAAACACAGGTTACGTTATGACCGCGACCGGAATATTCAGATGACGGCAGTTTTTGCCATGAATGAATTGCGTAAACTGATCTTGCAATAA
- a CDS encoding dihydrolipoamide acetyltransferase family protein — MAIVELVMPKMGESIMEATILRWHKQTGDHVKVDETVLEIATDKVDSEVPSIAEGTITEVLFNENDVVPVGTVIARINTNADAAAVAAPVVPAAPVASEPKFTTVPAPVAAVQEAPAAGGAKFYSPLVLTIAQQEGVSFADLEKIPGSGNEGRVTKKDILQFVADRKAGKIIADVTPEPVTVTAPVAAPRSTPAVTTTVASPAYSGNVEIVEMDRMRKLIANHMVMSKQTSPHVTSFAEADVTNIVKWRDRVKGAFEKREGEKLTFTPLFVEAVVKCIKRFPLVNCSLDGDKIIIKKDINIGMATALPTGNLIVPVIKSADVLNLVGLTKQVNHLANAARQNKLKPEDTQGGTFTLTNVGTFGSLMGTPIINQPQVAILAVGAIKKRPVVIETPEGDTIGIRHMMYLSLSYDHRIVDGSLGSSFLSAVAQELENFDPGKSI, encoded by the coding sequence ATGGCCATTGTAGAATTGGTAATGCCAAAAATGGGGGAAAGCATCATGGAAGCCACCATCTTGCGTTGGCATAAACAGACCGGAGATCACGTAAAAGTAGATGAAACGGTACTGGAAATTGCCACTGACAAAGTGGATAGCGAGGTTCCTTCTATCGCGGAAGGAACGATCACGGAAGTGCTCTTCAATGAAAATGATGTAGTACCGGTAGGTACGGTAATTGCCCGCATTAATACCAATGCTGATGCAGCCGCAGTGGCTGCCCCTGTAGTTCCTGCCGCTCCTGTAGCCAGCGAACCTAAGTTTACCACCGTTCCCGCTCCCGTAGCCGCTGTACAGGAAGCTCCTGCTGCCGGCGGTGCAAAGTTCTATTCCCCATTGGTACTCACCATTGCACAACAGGAAGGCGTAAGCTTTGCTGATCTGGAAAAAATTCCAGGTTCGGGCAATGAAGGCCGCGTTACGAAAAAAGATATTTTACAGTTTGTAGCAGACCGCAAAGCAGGTAAGATCATTGCAGATGTTACCCCTGAACCGGTAACTGTGACAGCTCCGGTGGCAGCACCTCGCAGCACACCAGCGGTTACTACTACGGTAGCATCGCCTGCTTACAGTGGCAATGTGGAAATTGTGGAAATGGACAGAATGCGGAAACTGATTGCCAATCACATGGTGATGAGCAAACAAACCAGCCCGCATGTGACCAGCTTTGCAGAAGCAGATGTCACCAACATCGTGAAATGGCGCGATCGGGTAAAAGGAGCATTTGAGAAACGTGAAGGAGAGAAGCTGACGTTCACCCCACTGTTTGTAGAAGCTGTGGTAAAGTGTATCAAACGTTTCCCACTGGTGAACTGTTCCCTGGATGGCGACAAGATCATTATTAAGAAAGATATCAATATAGGTATGGCTACGGCACTGCCTACCGGTAACCTGATTGTACCTGTTATTAAAAGCGCAGATGTACTGAACCTGGTAGGACTGACCAAACAGGTGAATCACCTGGCCAATGCTGCCCGTCAGAATAAACTGAAACCGGAAGATACGCAGGGCGGTACTTTCACCCTGACCAACGTAGGTACCTTTGGTAGCCTGATGGGTACGCCTATCATTAACCAGCCGCAGGTAGCGATTCTGGCCGTGGGCGCCATTAAAAAACGTCCTGTAGTCATCGAAACACCGGAAGGTGATACCATCGGTATCCGCCATATGATGTATTTATCACTCTCCTATGATCACCGCATTGTAGATGGATCATTGGGCTCTTCTTTCCTGAGTGCAGTAGCACAGGAACTGGAAAATTTTGATCCCGGAAAGAGTATCTAA
- a CDS encoding RNA recognition motif domain-containing protein yields MNIYVANLHYRLNDEDLHQIFSEFGEVTSAKVIKDHETGRSRGFGFVEMPNQDEGAKAMDSLNGSEIEGKQLMVNEARPKQPNNNFKGGGGNNRGGGGYGSRDRRY; encoded by the coding sequence ATGAACATTTACGTAGCCAACCTGCATTATAGGTTGAACGATGAAGATCTTCATCAGATTTTCAGCGAATTTGGAGAGGTTACCTCCGCTAAGGTTATCAAGGACCATGAAACCGGCCGCTCACGTGGTTTTGGTTTTGTGGAAATGCCTAATCAAGATGAAGGAGCAAAGGCTATGGATAGTTTGAACGGCAGCGAAATCGAAGGAAAGCAATTGATGGTAAACGAAGCAAGACCCAAACAACCGAATAATAATTTCAAAGGTGGTGGTGGTAACAACCGTGGCGGTGGCGGATACGGTTCCCGCGATCGTCGTTATTAA
- a CDS encoding DUF4230 domain-containing protein — protein sequence MKKIIYLAAALLLAILIFWLGKRFGGTDLNQQVISNSTIIKEIAELASLDVQGNASLKRSNVEDNGDWGDNIRKTFLENTVWVSIPYQAKYGVNINDKTFRVATNGKKITISLPAPVLLSYELKMDKMETANRKGWLLFQNDETYTDAQKKLYQTSRAQLENNTVYIEHSKAKIRSILHQYYAPFLKEKEYTLDIQFGTPTQQPPLQ from the coding sequence ATGAAAAAGATCATATACCTGGCAGCCGCCTTATTGCTGGCGATCCTGATATTCTGGTTGGGCAAACGTTTCGGTGGTACGGACCTGAATCAGCAGGTGATTTCCAACAGCACGATTATCAAAGAGATTGCGGAACTGGCCAGTCTCGATGTGCAGGGCAACGCGAGTCTGAAACGCAGCAATGTGGAAGACAACGGCGACTGGGGCGATAATATCCGGAAAACATTCCTGGAAAACACGGTATGGGTATCCATTCCTTATCAGGCGAAATATGGTGTCAATATCAACGATAAAACATTTCGGGTAGCCACTAACGGTAAAAAGATTACTATCAGTCTGCCCGCGCCGGTATTGCTCAGTTATGAGTTGAAAATGGATAAGATGGAAACGGCCAATCGTAAGGGCTGGCTGCTGTTTCAGAATGATGAAACCTATACGGATGCACAGAAGAAACTATACCAGACTTCCAGGGCTCAGCTGGAAAATAATACGGTGTATATAGAACATTCCAAAGCAAAAATCCGCAGTATTCTGCATCAATACTATGCACCTTTTCTAAAGGAAAAGGAATATACGCTGGATATTCAATTTGGTACACCTACCCAACAACCGCCGTTACAATAA